Proteins encoded in a region of the Diadema setosum chromosome 7, eeDiaSeto1, whole genome shotgun sequence genome:
- the LOC140230632 gene encoding gamma-butyrobetaine dioxygenase-like — MSDEEKSVLDTTFASEKPVYPRWEEYSEFGLANVESSDIGDRVEVTWSWDRQSNGDEGVGTSKTYFPYVWLRDNCRCNECFNKNSKSRMVSLQGLLARCEVETVIRSEDGKSMTIQWKDGHVSHYPATWLRCNVFSESDPDPVADLPPQLWDAATCRDRIRFFDFNDLLSDDRALFTLLREVKGLGIAVIENAPQRVGQLHRLAERCGYLTPCNYGETFQVEAKMDPSNAAYTSGSLSTHTDLTYYNDPPDIQMLHCITQADGEGGENTLVDGFKIANDLRQRAPKLFDILTTEVLEYHDVGHDAVGDYYQHSRVRTIRLNGKGDVDKIMFSDHGRSAMFRMGVDNVIATYEALAAFTDLLYDPVNVFRYRMRDGDILIMDNHRVLHGREAFTMKSGSSRHLEGGYLDWDAVLSKIRVLGQSVE, encoded by the exons ATGAGCGATGAGGAGAAGTCCGTCCTGGACACCACTTTCGCCTCCGAAAAGCCAGTGTATCCACGATGGGAGGAATATTCCGAATTCGGTCTTGCCAACGTCGAATCGTCTGATATCGGTGACCGAGTCGAAGTAACATGGTCATGGGATAGACAGAGCAATGGTGACGAAGGGGTCGGTACCTCGAAAACATATTTTCCCTACGTCTGGCTGAGAGATAACTGTCGATGTAACGAATGCTTCAACAAGAATTCCAAGTCTCGAATGGTTTCTCTGCAGGGGCTCCTAGCAAGGTGTGAAGTAGAGACGGTGATCCGAAGTGAAGATGGCAAATCA ATGACGATACAGTGGAAGGATGGCCATGTAAGCCACTACCCAGCTACCTGGCTTCGCTGCAATGTTTTCTCCGAGTCGGACCCCGACCCCGTTGCCGACCTGCCACCTCAGTTGTGGGACGCGGCCACGTGCCGGGACCGAATTCGATTTTTCGACTTCAACGACCTCCTGAGCGACGACCGGGCCCTCTTTACACTCCTGCGTGAAGTGAAAGGACTCGGAATCGCCGTCATCGAAAACGCACCTCAGCGAGTCGGGCAGCTCCATCGTTTAGCGGAGAGATGTGGCTACTTGACCCCTTGCAACTATGG AGAGACATTCCAGGTGGAGGCAAAGATGGATCCGAGTAACGCAGCCTACACATCTGGCTCCCTGAGCACTCATACCGACCTGACGTATTACAACGACCCACCCGAT ATCCAGATGCTGCATTGCATTACCCAGGCGGACGGCGAAGGAGGCGAGAACACGCTCGTCGATGGCTTCAAGATAGCCAACGACCTCCGGcagcgcgctccaaaactctTCGACATCCTCACCACAGAAGTGCTCGAGTACCACGATGTCGGGCACGACGCTGTGGGCGACTATTACCAACATTCACGAGTTCGAACCATAAG ACTAAACGGCAAGGGCGATGTCGACAAGATCATGTTCAGCGACCACGGGCGAAGTGCGATGTTCCGCATGGGCGTGGACAACGTCATCGCGACGTACGAGGCTCTGGCTGCCTTTACGGACCTTTTGTATGACCCCGTCAATGTCTTCCGGTACAGGATGAGAGATG GTGACATTCTCATAATGGACAACCATCGTGTATTGCATGGTCGGGAGGCGTTCACCATGAAATCCGGCTCTTCCCGCCACTTGGAGGGAGGTTATTTAGACTGGGATGCCGTCTTGTCAAAGATCAGAGTCCTAGGACAGAGCGTGGAGTAA